A stretch of DNA from Spirochaetota bacterium:
AAAGGCTTCGTTTCCTCGGCATGGTGAGGGCGCTTCCCTTTCTTTTCGCGCTGCATAACGCGGAGGAGTCGCTCTCCATGGTGGAGTTTTCAGCCCGGCACATGGCCGGATTCCATTCGGTCACACAGGTGCAGTTTCTGTCGGCGCTCGTACTCATTACGGGCGCGGCCTTCGTCCTGTGCTTTGTGGCGGCAGGTAGGTTCGGACGGGGCATCTGGGCGTATGTTCCGCTCTGGATCCAGTCGATCCTGTTTTTCAACGCGTTCAGCCATATAGCGATAACGATTCATACGGGAGAGGCCGCGCCGGGTGTTTATACCGCGGTGCTCGTCAATATCCCCTTTACGATCGCGCTGTTTCGCGGCGCTTTACGCGAGGGGTTAGTAACCGCAAGGGGGGCCTCCTGGTCGGCGGTCGCGGGCCTGGTGCTCTACGTGCCGGTGGTGCTTCTTTCGCTCGG
This window harbors:
- a CDS encoding HXXEE domain-containing protein, which encodes MELSAERLRFLGMVRALPFLFALHNAEESLSMVEFSARHMAGFHSVTQVQFLSALVLITGAAFVLCFVAAGRFGRGIWAYVPLWIQSILFFNAFSHIAITIHTGEAAPGVYTAVLVNIPFTIALFRGALREGLVTARGASWSAVAGLVLYVPVVLLSLG